Proteins encoded by one window of Acuticoccus sp. MNP-M23:
- a CDS encoding TRAP transporter large permease has protein sequence MTVLVLVSAFVLLMIFGMPIAFAIGIASAIAAMTMDVMTNMTIVRRMIFGINSFPLLAVIFFVFTGVVMANGGVAGRLVRLAEVIVGRLPGGLGQINVMSSMLFGGVSGSAVADVSSIGRMMIEAMEKDGYTRRFATALTLASATMGPIIPPSISMILYAYIAGSVSVGALLLAGLTPGLMIGGGLLLIAYIHGRMYHNTRTPKLTGREKLMRVVDGGLGLMTLVIILGGITTGVFTATEAGAIAAVYALFLTMCVYREIKIGQLPALMWESIVTTAVVLFLIATTSIFTFILTYENVPQWVSTNVLDITDNKYLLLLIINILLLVTGLFIDLTPALIMLVPILLPLATAMGLDLVHLGVIMVVNLTFGLITPPVGTALFVGCRIARISMVEIVPPLLPMLGIMVVVLGIVTYFPATFMWAPRLFGFAP, from the coding sequence CGTTCGTCCTGTTGATGATCTTCGGCATGCCGATCGCGTTCGCCATCGGCATCGCCTCCGCCATTGCCGCGATGACGATGGATGTCATGACCAACATGACCATCGTCCGGCGGATGATCTTCGGCATCAACTCCTTCCCGCTGCTGGCGGTGATCTTCTTCGTCTTCACCGGCGTGGTGATGGCCAACGGCGGCGTTGCCGGCCGCCTCGTGCGCCTTGCCGAGGTGATTGTCGGGCGGCTGCCCGGCGGGCTCGGGCAGATCAACGTCATGTCGTCGATGCTGTTCGGCGGCGTCTCGGGGTCGGCGGTGGCGGACGTGTCGTCCATCGGCCGGATGATGATCGAGGCGATGGAAAAGGACGGTTACACCCGCCGTTTCGCCACGGCGCTGACGCTGGCCTCGGCCACCATGGGGCCGATCATCCCGCCCTCGATCTCGATGATCCTCTACGCCTATATCGCAGGCTCGGTCTCCGTCGGCGCACTGCTGCTGGCTGGCCTCACGCCGGGGCTGATGATCGGCGGCGGCCTGCTGCTGATCGCCTACATCCACGGCCGGATGTACCACAACACCCGCACCCCCAAGCTGACCGGCCGCGAGAAGTTGATGCGCGTGGTCGACGGCGGGCTGGGTCTGATGACCCTCGTCATCATCCTCGGCGGCATCACGACGGGCGTCTTCACCGCCACCGAGGCCGGTGCGATCGCCGCAGTCTACGCCCTGTTCCTGACGATGTGCGTCTACCGCGAGATCAAGATCGGCCAGCTTCCGGCGCTGATGTGGGAGAGCATCGTCACCACCGCCGTGGTGCTGTTCCTGATCGCCACCACGTCGATCTTCACGTTCATCCTCACCTACGAGAACGTGCCGCAGTGGGTCTCCACCAACGTCCTCGACATCACCGACAACAAATATCTCCTGCTCCTCATCATCAACATACTCTTGCTGGTGACGGGCCTCTTCATCGACCTCACGCCCGCGCTCATCATGCTGGTGCCGATCCTCCTGCCGCTTGCCACAGCCATGGGGCTGGACCTTGTGCACCTCGGCGTCATCATGGTGGTCAACCTCACCTTCGGCCTCATCACCCCGCCGGTGGGCACGGCGCTGTTCGTCGGCTGCCGGATTGCGCGGATCTCGATGGTGGAGATCGTCCCGCCGCTGCTGCCGATGCTCGGCATCATGGTGGTGGTGCTCGGGATCGTGACCTACTTCCCGGCGACCTTCATGTGGGCGCCGCGCCTGTTCGGCTTCGCGCCGTAG